Proteins from one Burkholderia oklahomensis C6786 genomic window:
- a CDS encoding class II aldolase/adducin family protein → MTHAPNQPFARPSRFAEAEWQARVQLAAAYRIFDHLGWSELIYNHISLRVPGEDARFLINPFGLHYREVCASNLVKVDLDGHPVGHADWPINPAGFTFHAAIHAALPGAHCVMHVHTTPTMAVCASRHGLSFSNFYAAQLYGRVAYHDFEGITVRLDEGKRIVDSAAGRPVLLLRNHGPVTIGGTLAHAFSLMWLLNRACEVQVATHALGMPLEIGAPILEACARDSLNLDPRYGAGQDTFDALQRIVDRIDPSYRG, encoded by the coding sequence ATGACTCACGCGCCGAACCAGCCGTTCGCCCGCCCGTCGCGGTTTGCCGAAGCGGAGTGGCAAGCGCGCGTTCAATTGGCGGCCGCGTATCGGATCTTCGATCATCTCGGCTGGAGCGAGCTGATCTACAACCACATCTCGCTGCGCGTGCCGGGCGAAGACGCACGCTTCCTGATCAATCCGTTCGGGCTGCATTACCGCGAGGTCTGCGCGTCGAATCTCGTGAAGGTCGATCTCGACGGCCATCCGGTCGGCCATGCGGACTGGCCGATCAATCCGGCGGGCTTCACGTTTCATGCGGCGATTCATGCGGCGCTGCCCGGCGCGCATTGCGTGATGCACGTGCACACGACGCCGACGATGGCCGTCTGCGCGTCGCGGCACGGGCTGTCGTTCTCGAACTTCTATGCGGCGCAACTGTACGGCAGGGTCGCTTATCACGATTTCGAAGGCATCACCGTGCGGCTTGACGAAGGCAAGCGGATCGTCGACAGCGCGGCGGGGCGGCCGGTGCTGCTGCTGCGCAATCACGGGCCGGTCACGATCGGCGGCACGCTCGCGCACGCGTTCTCGCTGATGTGGCTGCTCAATCGCGCATGCGAAGTGCAGGTCGCGACACACGCGCTCGGCATGCCGCTCGAGATCGGCGCGCCGATCCTCGAAGCGTGCGCGCGCGATTCGCTGAACCTCGATCCGCGCTACGGCGCGGGACAGGACACGTTCGACGCACTGCAGCGGATCGTCGATCGGATCGATCCGAGTTACCGCGGATGA
- a CDS encoding TOMM precursor leader peptide-binding protein yields the protein MLDDFSRVLRFKPHLLVRDAGPGALYVVDEFRRSVLPGDVFPALAACIRDGLTIAQTFATLAARFSEWEVLAALDHLVRRGYVRADAPSERDAAIGFFERTGIDGDAASGVASRLAIAVEAFGVEPRAQLDAFAACGIDVVPDAPMTIALTDGHGRAGLIDAAERAAARGGALFVVAPDRVEPLLGPLIGPLAASPGAADAPPCIECVRYWTALNRPVEALLARVHGGDAARLPPAHSRASAAAVAALVASFVEQLAVNAQRRRHAGSHIVSLRIDTLATAAHRVVRRPQCPRCGNPAWMREQAERPVTLAAMDGGEGARREGGYRTLAAGELFKRYGHLISPVSGPIAYLHPMPARNAGMRHVYVAGYLVCPQSAPRENRFDKLCSGKGASDAQARASALAEALERFSGVYQGDEATLRGSLAELSAQAPPGGGPIDVNALQQYSDRQFERRERHNATTDDPRKQVPQRFTPHSVIDWTPAWSIATGVRRLVPLGYCYAEAPASSGAAYCVHNPNGCAAGACIEEAILQGLLELVERDAVAIWWYNELCRPSIDIASFGDPYFDALVAEYASFGWRLWALDITHDLRIPVFVALAREDATGRFSIGFGCHLDSRIALQRALTEVNQLLDVGASAPPPWDVDKLSSDAFLHPDAALPPTRATGATSAPRAAADLKGDIGRCVARLSAAGIDTLVVDKTRPDIGLPVVQVIAPGLCHFWPRFGARRLYSVPVLEGWRERPRDEDELNRALLFL from the coding sequence ATGCTCGACGACTTCTCGCGCGTGCTGCGTTTCAAACCGCATCTGCTGGTGCGCGACGCCGGTCCCGGCGCGTTGTACGTGGTGGACGAATTCAGGCGCTCGGTGCTGCCGGGCGACGTGTTTCCCGCGCTGGCCGCGTGCATCCGCGACGGCCTCACGATCGCGCAGACGTTCGCGACGCTGGCCGCGCGGTTTTCCGAATGGGAGGTGCTCGCCGCGCTCGATCATCTCGTGCGGCGCGGCTACGTGCGCGCCGACGCGCCGAGCGAGCGCGACGCCGCGATCGGCTTCTTCGAGCGCACGGGCATCGACGGCGACGCGGCGAGCGGCGTCGCATCGCGGCTCGCGATCGCCGTCGAGGCGTTCGGCGTGGAGCCGCGCGCGCAGCTCGATGCGTTCGCCGCGTGCGGGATCGACGTCGTGCCGGATGCGCCGATGACGATCGCATTGACGGACGGACACGGCCGCGCCGGATTGATCGATGCCGCCGAACGCGCGGCCGCGCGAGGCGGCGCGCTCTTCGTCGTCGCACCCGATCGCGTGGAGCCGCTGCTCGGGCCGTTGATCGGCCCGCTCGCGGCGTCGCCGGGCGCGGCCGATGCACCGCCCTGCATCGAATGCGTGCGCTACTGGACGGCGCTGAACCGTCCGGTCGAAGCGCTGCTCGCGCGCGTGCACGGCGGCGACGCGGCGCGTCTGCCGCCTGCGCACAGCCGCGCGAGCGCCGCCGCCGTCGCGGCGCTCGTCGCATCGTTCGTCGAGCAGCTCGCGGTAAACGCGCAGCGTCGTCGTCATGCGGGTTCGCACATCGTGTCGCTGCGCATCGATACGCTCGCGACCGCCGCGCATCGCGTGGTCCGGCGGCCGCAATGCCCGCGCTGCGGGAATCCGGCATGGATGCGCGAGCAGGCCGAGCGTCCGGTGACGCTCGCCGCGATGGACGGGGGCGAGGGCGCGCGTCGCGAAGGCGGCTATCGGACGCTCGCCGCGGGCGAACTCTTCAAACGCTACGGACATCTGATTTCTCCGGTGAGCGGCCCGATCGCCTACCTGCATCCGATGCCGGCGCGCAACGCCGGCATGCGGCACGTGTACGTCGCGGGCTATCTGGTGTGTCCACAGAGCGCACCGCGCGAGAACCGGTTCGACAAGCTGTGCTCGGGCAAGGGCGCGAGCGACGCGCAGGCGCGCGCGAGCGCGCTCGCCGAGGCGCTCGAACGGTTCAGCGGCGTTTATCAGGGCGACGAAGCGACGCTGCGCGGCAGTCTCGCGGAATTGTCCGCGCAGGCGCCGCCGGGTGGCGGGCCGATCGACGTCAACGCGCTGCAGCAGTATAGCGATCGCCAGTTCGAACGGCGTGAGCGCCATAACGCGACGACCGACGATCCGCGCAAACAGGTGCCGCAGCGCTTCACGCCGCACAGCGTGATCGACTGGACGCCCGCATGGTCGATCGCGACGGGCGTGCGGCGGCTCGTGCCGCTCGGCTACTGCTATGCGGAAGCGCCCGCGTCGAGCGGCGCCGCCTATTGCGTGCACAACCCGAACGGCTGCGCGGCGGGCGCGTGCATCGAGGAAGCGATCCTGCAAGGCTTGCTCGAGCTCGTCGAGCGCGATGCGGTCGCGATCTGGTGGTACAACGAACTTTGCCGGCCGAGCATCGACATCGCGAGCTTCGGCGATCCGTACTTCGACGCGCTCGTCGCCGAATACGCATCGTTCGGCTGGCGTCTTTGGGCGCTCGACATCACGCACGACCTGCGCATTCCCGTCTTCGTCGCGCTCGCGCGCGAAGACGCGACGGGGCGCTTCTCGATCGGCTTCGGCTGCCATCTCGACAGCCGGATCGCGCTGCAGCGCGCGCTCACCGAGGTGAATCAGCTGCTCGACGTCGGCGCGTCGGCGCCGCCGCCATGGGACGTCGACAAGCTGTCGAGCGACGCGTTTCTCCATCCCGACGCCGCGCTGCCGCCGACGCGCGCGACGGGTGCGACGAGTGCGCCGCGCGCCGCCGCCGATCTGAAGGGCGACATCGGGCGCTGCGTCGCACGGCTGTCGGCGGCGGGAATCGATACGCTCGTCGTCGACAAGACGCGGCCGGACATCGGCCTGCCGGTCGTGCAGGTGATCGCGCCCGGCCTTTGCCACTTCTGGCCGCGCTTCGGCGCGCGGCGGCTGTATTCGGTGCCCGTTCTCGAAGGCTGGCGCGAGCGGCCGCGCGACGAAGACGAACTCAATCGCGCGCTGCTGTTTCTGTAG
- a CDS encoding BMA_0021/BMA_0022 family TOMM bacteriocin gives MADNNALPTQESMLEFQEVYLRAIALSWENEEFRQKLLADPYDALERYLDYRCPWILNLKVVEANPRDGYGWKSHTRRWHLPLNAMSVGIPTRPGDVAEEGIALAAYNDAGPAYLFTCC, from the coding sequence ATGGCCGACAACAACGCACTCCCCACCCAGGAATCGATGCTCGAGTTCCAGGAAGTCTATCTGCGCGCGATCGCGCTGTCTTGGGAGAACGAAGAATTCAGGCAGAAGCTGCTAGCCGATCCTTACGACGCGCTCGAACGCTATCTCGACTATCGCTGTCCGTGGATCCTGAATCTCAAGGTCGTCGAAGCGAATCCGAGAGACGGGTATGGGTGGAAGTCGCATACGCGGCGCTGGCACCTGCCGCTCAACGCGATGAGCGTCGGCATCCCGACGCGGCCGGGCGACGTCGCCGAGGAGGGCATCGCGCTCGCCGCGTATAACGACGCCGGACCGGCTTATCTGTTCACCTGCTGCTGA
- a CDS encoding BMA_0021/BMA_0022 family TOMM bacteriocin, with protein MMDQSPSMPSYDQFLEYRAVIVQAIAAAWHDPKFRAQLIVDPVEALHEYFDYRFPVKMHLKVHEHSAKWTPLTNGGWTTNETNTLELALPPAPPPEERAAALAAYNAKHISLFGPDRKEI; from the coding sequence ATGATGGACCAAAGCCCCAGTATGCCGTCGTACGACCAGTTTCTCGAATACCGCGCCGTGATCGTGCAGGCGATTGCGGCGGCCTGGCACGACCCGAAGTTTCGCGCGCAGTTGATTGTCGATCCGGTCGAAGCGCTGCACGAGTACTTCGACTATCGGTTCCCGGTGAAGATGCATCTGAAGGTGCACGAGCACAGCGCGAAGTGGACGCCGCTCACGAACGGCGGCTGGACGACGAACGAGACCAACACGCTCGAGCTCGCGCTGCCGCCGGCGCCGCCGCCGGAAGAGCGGGCGGCCGCGCTCGCCGCGTACAACGCGAAGCACATCAGTCTGTTTGGACCGGACCGCAAGGAGATCTGA
- a CDS encoding TOMM system kinase/cyclase fusion protein has product MSSSVLAERMRAGNRRAPRVLAPPLPGEGDELQGEHRYRLGAVLGEGGAGRVLEAIRLDTSQRVAVKLLREDAPRGARERTRLRARFRREMTLCARLSHPNVVALLDNGETPDGLLFAVFEHVEGRTLRALLAADGALPAEATGVLMAQVLDGLAHAHASGVVHRDLKPQNVMVTTIDGEPRAKILDFGIGALLPDAHAADELTLTATTEVLGSPQYCAPEQLRGEPPTAKSDFYAWGLMVIECLTGHPVMQGASVADVLYQHLSPVDVALPPAIAAHPLGDVLRDALNKDPRQRAESAQALANRFRAIHFPGLVGGLRYGRRAQAEPGVAYGERGRQTAVDAPVGRRQVTALCCRVAVVAGGAQPDDAAAAEEALDAFHAHWLTRCSDIAVRYGGHVAGALGDTLLFYFGYPEGIDRPAQRACRAALEMTRHAGQASSAPQPAADGAREPAWRIEIAGAIHVGTALANARGASGGAIASAAVGLQRVAQPGRILLSDEAARALERHVDAAATPLAFAAPGAAPRPVRELLGERYERGPFESLELGDAAPIVGRDREQAALARAWRDAVRAAAGGRHTAERRATLVVGEPGIGKSRLVHALRETVRAQRGACAACVCLPEQTNHALFPILRFVRAHWQLDAGDPQALDRMLEAFDGDRASARATLAAWLGLPGGADKLRWSGARQQQALFDVLCQLLGSLGGGGPVLLIVDDVQWVDSATGDFLDALARHPACAAVCVVLTSRPEQLERWRRGAERLMLRRLSAAATRNLIVSLMPDAGADRAALDFLVKRTGGVPLYVEETMRALAFGGIVPAAGGRLPDLAEAGRCPLPGSLRETLELALERADDALDTVQLAATIGLEVDARLLADVSPHAGAELDDRLRRLLEGRVLYAQHRIGGATYVFRHALLREAAYESMPAAMRRANHRRVAQALLARPAGGDPAARSASIADHFAHAHAFADAVPHGIASARRALERALHDDAIRYAGAARGWLLHCDYPGQEEDAVAVDLTLAHAQMARDGWGEPRVREHTDRVLSRVGALRDAKAAASALWTIAVYHHVAGDRAAVRRIGAQLSDLARTSARADLGVAADTLHGMSLWIDGHYTLALDAFDAALAAYDPRRDADHRRTFGLDTRAWALTARASVLWGIDDDVAHTLALAHDAVHLATCSDHLPTIGVTMMYLARMQQCAGDRDGARVTSDAVLRLSRCYGLNAVERYAAVVHAWCDGDRDAALANVEALRASGCLLGLTYYASVVADIDAARGDWQSAVATLDQCLALAESMDERYYVAELLLKKARCVHEAHGRRAGDAVEALCAQAAAVAKQGGMARIVKKAQAELRELQ; this is encoded by the coding sequence ATGTCTTCTTCCGTTCTGGCCGAACGCATGCGCGCCGGCAATCGCCGCGCGCCGCGTGTGCTCGCGCCGCCGCTGCCCGGCGAAGGCGACGAGCTGCAGGGCGAGCATCGCTACCGGCTCGGCGCGGTGCTGGGCGAAGGCGGCGCGGGCCGCGTGCTTGAAGCGATCCGGCTCGACACGTCGCAGCGCGTCGCCGTCAAGCTGCTGCGCGAGGACGCGCCGCGCGGCGCGCGCGAACGCACCCGCCTGCGCGCGCGCTTTCGCCGCGAGATGACGCTGTGCGCGCGGCTGTCGCATCCGAACGTCGTCGCGCTGCTCGACAACGGCGAGACGCCGGACGGCCTGCTGTTCGCGGTGTTCGAGCACGTCGAGGGCCGCACGCTGCGCGCGCTGCTCGCGGCCGATGGCGCGCTGCCTGCCGAGGCGACGGGCGTGCTGATGGCGCAGGTGCTCGACGGTCTCGCGCATGCGCACGCGAGCGGCGTCGTGCATCGCGACCTGAAGCCGCAGAACGTGATGGTGACGACGATCGACGGCGAGCCGCGCGCGAAGATCCTCGACTTCGGAATCGGCGCGCTGCTGCCGGATGCGCACGCGGCCGACGAGCTGACGCTCACCGCGACGACCGAGGTGCTGGGCTCGCCGCAGTATTGCGCGCCGGAGCAACTGCGCGGCGAGCCGCCGACCGCGAAAAGCGACTTCTACGCGTGGGGCCTGATGGTGATCGAATGCCTGACCGGGCATCCGGTGATGCAGGGCGCGAGCGTCGCGGACGTGCTGTATCAGCATCTGAGCCCCGTCGACGTCGCGCTGCCGCCCGCGATCGCCGCGCATCCGCTCGGCGACGTGTTGCGCGATGCGCTGAACAAGGATCCGCGACAGCGTGCGGAGTCCGCGCAGGCGCTCGCGAACCGGTTTCGCGCGATCCATTTTCCGGGGCTCGTCGGCGGCCTGCGCTACGGGCGGCGCGCGCAGGCGGAGCCGGGCGTCGCGTACGGCGAGCGCGGCAGGCAGACCGCCGTCGACGCGCCCGTCGGACGTCGGCAGGTCACCGCGCTGTGCTGCCGCGTCGCGGTCGTCGCGGGCGGCGCGCAGCCGGACGACGCGGCGGCGGCCGAAGAGGCGCTCGACGCATTCCACGCGCACTGGCTCACGCGCTGCTCGGACATCGCGGTGCGCTACGGCGGCCACGTCGCGGGCGCGCTCGGCGACACGCTGCTGTTCTACTTCGGCTATCCGGAAGGGATCGATCGGCCCGCGCAGCGCGCGTGCCGCGCGGCGCTCGAAATGACGCGGCACGCGGGGCAGGCGTCGAGCGCGCCGCAGCCGGCGGCCGACGGCGCGCGCGAGCCCGCGTGGCGCATCGAGATCGCGGGCGCGATCCACGTCGGCACGGCGCTCGCGAATGCGCGCGGCGCGTCGGGCGGCGCGATCGCGAGCGCGGCCGTCGGCCTGCAGCGCGTCGCGCAGCCGGGCCGCATCCTGTTGAGCGACGAAGCGGCGCGCGCGCTCGAGCGTCACGTCGACGCCGCGGCGACCCCGCTCGCGTTCGCCGCGCCCGGCGCGGCGCCGCGGCCGGTGCGCGAGCTGCTCGGCGAGCGCTACGAGCGCGGGCCGTTCGAGTCGCTCGAGCTCGGCGACGCGGCGCCGATCGTCGGACGCGACCGCGAGCAGGCGGCGCTCGCGCGTGCGTGGCGCGACGCGGTGCGCGCGGCGGCGGGCGGCCGGCACACGGCCGAGCGGCGCGCGACGCTCGTCGTCGGCGAGCCGGGGATCGGCAAGTCGCGGCTCGTGCACGCGCTGCGCGAGACGGTGCGCGCGCAGCGCGGCGCGTGCGCCGCGTGCGTGTGCCTGCCGGAGCAGACGAACCACGCGCTGTTTCCGATCCTGCGCTTCGTGCGTGCGCACTGGCAGCTCGATGCGGGCGATCCGCAGGCGCTCGACCGGATGCTCGAAGCGTTCGACGGCGATCGCGCGTCCGCCCGAGCGACGCTCGCCGCGTGGCTCGGCCTGCCGGGCGGCGCCGACAAGCTGCGCTGGTCGGGCGCGCGGCAGCAGCAGGCGCTCTTCGACGTGCTGTGCCAGTTGCTCGGCTCGCTCGGCGGCGGCGGCCCCGTGCTGTTGATCGTCGACGACGTGCAATGGGTCGACAGCGCGACAGGCGATTTTCTCGACGCGCTCGCGCGTCACCCGGCCTGCGCGGCCGTGTGCGTCGTGCTGACGTCGCGGCCGGAACAGCTCGAGCGCTGGCGCCGCGGCGCCGAGCGGCTGATGCTGCGCCGGCTGTCGGCGGCCGCGACGCGCAACCTGATCGTGTCGCTGATGCCCGATGCGGGCGCGGACCGCGCGGCGCTCGACTTCCTCGTGAAGCGCACGGGCGGCGTGCCGCTGTACGTCGAGGAAACGATGCGCGCGCTCGCATTCGGCGGCATCGTGCCGGCGGCGGGCGGGCGCTTGCCGGATCTCGCCGAGGCGGGGCGTTGTCCGTTGCCGGGCAGCCTGCGCGAGACGCTCGAGCTTGCGCTCGAACGCGCGGACGACGCGCTCGACACCGTGCAGCTCGCCGCGACGATCGGCCTCGAAGTCGACGCGCGGCTGCTCGCCGACGTGTCGCCGCACGCGGGCGCGGAGCTCGACGATCGCCTGCGGCGGCTGCTCGAAGGCCGCGTGCTGTACGCGCAGCACCGGATCGGCGGCGCGACTTACGTGTTCCGCCACGCGCTGCTGCGCGAGGCCGCGTATGAATCGATGCCGGCCGCGATGCGCCGCGCGAATCACCGGCGTGTCGCGCAGGCGTTGCTCGCGCGTCCCGCGGGCGGCGATCCGGCGGCGCGGTCCGCGAGCATCGCCGATCATTTCGCGCACGCGCATGCGTTCGCCGACGCGGTGCCGCATGGCATCGCTTCGGCGCGCCGCGCGCTCGAGCGCGCGCTGCACGACGACGCGATCCGCTATGCGGGCGCCGCGCGCGGCTGGCTGCTGCATTGCGACTATCCGGGGCAGGAAGAAGATGCGGTCGCGGTCGACCTGACGCTCGCGCATGCGCAGATGGCGCGCGACGGCTGGGGCGAGCCGCGCGTGCGCGAGCACACCGATCGCGTGCTGTCGCGCGTCGGCGCGCTGCGCGACGCGAAGGCGGCGGCGAGCGCGTTATGGACGATCGCCGTGTATCACCACGTCGCGGGCGATCGCGCGGCGGTGCGCCGCATCGGCGCGCAGCTATCGGATCTCGCGCGCACGTCGGCGCGCGCGGATCTCGGCGTCGCCGCCGACACGCTGCACGGGATGAGCCTCTGGATCGACGGCCACTACACGCTCGCGCTCGACGCGTTCGACGCGGCGCTCGCCGCGTACGACCCGCGCCGCGACGCCGACCATCGCCGCACGTTCGGCCTCGATACGCGCGCGTGGGCGCTGACCGCGCGCGCGAGCGTGCTGTGGGGCATCGACGACGACGTCGCGCATACGCTCGCGCTCGCGCACGATGCGGTCCATCTCGCGACCTGCAGCGACCATCTGCCGACGATCGGCGTGACGATGATGTATCTCGCGCGGATGCAGCAATGCGCGGGCGATCGCGACGGCGCGCGCGTGACGTCGGACGCGGTGCTGCGGCTGTCGCGCTGCTACGGGCTCAATGCGGTCGAGCGCTACGCGGCCGTCGTGCACGCGTGGTGCGACGGCGATCGCGACGCGGCGCTCGCGAACGTCGAGGCGCTGCGCGCATCGGGATGCTTGCTGGGACTCACTTATTACGCGTCGGTCGTCGCCGACATCGACGCCGCGCGCGGCGATTGGCAGTCCGCCGTCGCGACGCTCGACCAATGTCTCGCGCTCGCCGAATCGATGGACGAACGCTACTACGTCGCCGAACTGCTGCTCAAGAAAGCGCGCTGCGTGCACGAAGCGCACGGGCGCCGCGCGGGCGACGCCGTCGAGGCGTTGTGCGCGCAGGCCGCCGCCGTCGCGAAGCAGGGCGGCATGGCTCGAATCGTGAAGAAAGCGCAGGCGGAGCTGCGTGAGTTGCAATGA
- a CDS encoding FHA domain-containing protein, producing MENGLSGESCLLRAHHVLGRDPQRCDTVIADPYVSRIHASICWGAAGQWELHDHGRNGTFVSGRFVGEGERVVLTDGDLIQFGSAGSVRWRARQLGEPVDMLWPLRSPAQPIVLDRAQTLPGAATTVSRSAQGDWLCDDTTPSRVLHDGDAVICGDFAWQLVLAHRSVTAALPRAAQDAMLPQRIDFTVSRDEEHVTATLHTRGGVIDLGARAHHYCLVTLARARFADARAGYDAASQGWIELDMLARMLGLDESHVNVQIHRARAQFLPLLSPGSAELVERRRGGVRFGALAFRVVRGDRLECQSVEADAFAPLPEPAARGASTFVSPAPLG from the coding sequence TTGGAAAACGGTCTTTCCGGGGAATCCTGTCTGCTGCGCGCGCACCACGTATTGGGTCGCGATCCGCAGCGCTGCGATACGGTCATCGCCGATCCTTACGTGTCGCGCATCCATGCGAGCATCTGCTGGGGGGCGGCGGGGCAGTGGGAACTGCACGACCACGGCCGCAATGGCACGTTCGTGTCCGGGAGATTCGTCGGCGAAGGCGAGCGGGTGGTGCTGACCGACGGCGACCTGATCCAGTTCGGCAGCGCCGGCTCGGTTCGCTGGCGGGCCCGCCAGCTCGGCGAGCCGGTCGACATGCTGTGGCCGCTGCGCTCGCCCGCGCAGCCGATCGTGCTCGATCGCGCGCAGACGCTGCCGGGCGCGGCGACCACGGTCAGCCGCTCCGCGCAGGGCGACTGGCTCTGCGACGACACGACGCCGTCGCGCGTGCTGCACGACGGCGATGCGGTGATCTGCGGCGATTTCGCGTGGCAATTGGTGCTCGCGCATCGCAGCGTGACGGCCGCGCTGCCGCGCGCCGCGCAGGACGCGATGCTGCCGCAGCGAATCGACTTCACGGTGAGCCGCGACGAGGAGCACGTGACGGCGACGCTGCACACGCGCGGCGGCGTCATCGATCTCGGCGCGCGCGCCCATCACTACTGCCTCGTGACGCTCGCCCGCGCGCGCTTCGCCGATGCTCGAGCGGGCTACGACGCCGCATCGCAGGGCTGGATCGAGCTCGACATGCTCGCGCGCATGCTCGGTCTCGACGAATCGCACGTCAACGTGCAGATCCATCGCGCCCGCGCGCAATTCCTGCCGCTCCTGTCGCCCGGCTCCGCCGAACTCGTCGAGCGCCGTCGCGGCGGCGTGCGTTTCGGCGCGCTCGCGTTCCGCGTCGTGCGCGGCGACCGGCTCGAATGCCAGTCGGTCGAGGCCGACGCTTTCGCGCCGCTGCCCGAACCGGCCGCGCGCGGCGCGTCGACGTTCGTCTCGCCCGCGCCGCTGGGCTGA